The following proteins are co-located in the Polystyrenella longa genome:
- a CDS encoding YncE family protein, whose translation MSLHLFANTTLRINQLILSLTVIVIITMTSNSWSKPKKESLDKNDKPKVIRDEDLPYPPSLPNGQEMVTDKSPEFLKAPETLREGVQIAKTIPSVDFVFYPGQNYPGKPWSNWGDGSVSKGKYYSAIGDHYAIGRGESKHGTGTALIYEYDPETKILRSLVNISAFLDLPKGHYTPGKIHSRVDMGSDGWLYYATHRGSPKAANDANHYLGDWIFRTDPETGQSEIVTHAPVPKHSIPNSVLDAERMIFYGATAAGPDAPLQEIQFFAYDVENGKLLYSGPDGPARYMVLAKSTGRLYFVPGNTDGELMRYDPTTGGPPTPTGQTIGVRAATEETEDGFVYTVSTGQRSGDAMIWQFNTTTEECKEIGTAAVGSEAYVASIDVDPTGTYLYYSPGAHGGGYKDGSPLVQYNIKSGVKKVIAFLHPFYQDKYNFTLKGTYSTAISAEGDKVFITWNVSRGTRAWDCCGLSVVHVPEAERRP comes from the coding sequence ATGTCTTTACACCTGTTTGCAAATACTACCCTGCGAATAAATCAGTTGATTTTATCGTTGACTGTCATCGTCATTATCACAATGACCTCCAACTCCTGGTCGAAACCGAAGAAGGAATCTCTAGATAAGAATGACAAGCCAAAGGTTATTCGCGACGAGGACCTTCCCTACCCTCCTTCGCTTCCTAATGGTCAGGAAATGGTCACCGATAAGTCTCCAGAATTCTTGAAAGCACCGGAAACATTGCGAGAGGGTGTGCAGATCGCCAAAACCATTCCTTCAGTGGATTTTGTATTTTACCCCGGTCAGAACTATCCAGGGAAACCGTGGTCGAACTGGGGTGATGGGAGTGTCTCCAAAGGAAAATACTATTCTGCGATTGGTGACCATTACGCTATCGGAAGAGGAGAATCGAAACATGGCACTGGGACAGCCCTCATTTATGAGTACGATCCAGAAACAAAAATACTTCGTTCCCTGGTCAACATCAGCGCCTTTCTCGATCTTCCTAAGGGGCATTACACGCCTGGCAAAATTCACAGTCGGGTCGACATGGGGAGCGATGGTTGGCTCTATTACGCAACCCACCGAGGTTCTCCCAAGGCAGCAAATGATGCTAACCATTATCTCGGTGACTGGATCTTTCGAACAGATCCGGAGACAGGTCAATCAGAGATCGTGACCCATGCCCCTGTGCCTAAACACAGCATACCCAATAGCGTTCTTGATGCGGAGAGAATGATCTTTTATGGAGCAACGGCTGCTGGCCCGGATGCACCGTTACAGGAAATTCAGTTCTTCGCGTATGACGTCGAGAACGGCAAACTTCTCTACTCCGGTCCGGACGGGCCTGCCCGATATATGGTCCTCGCCAAATCAACAGGACGCCTTTATTTTGTTCCAGGAAATACAGACGGTGAATTAATGAGGTACGACCCGACAACCGGAGGCCCGCCTACACCAACAGGCCAGACGATCGGCGTCCGTGCTGCAACAGAGGAAACGGAAGACGGGTTCGTATATACTGTCTCCACCGGTCAACGCTCGGGCGATGCGATGATCTGGCAATTCAATACGACCACCGAAGAGTGTAAAGAGATCGGAACTGCAGCCGTCGGTTCCGAAGCATATGTTGCCTCGATTGATGTTGATCCTACCGGGACGTACTTGTACTACTCTCCCGGCGCTCATGGTGGCGGATATAAAGACGGCTCTCCCTTGGTGCAGTACAACATAAAATCAGGTGTTAAGAAAGTAATTGCCTTCCTTCATCCGTTCTATCAGGATAAGTATAACTTCACGCTGAAGGGAACTTACAGTACCGCTATCTCCGCAGAAGGAGACAAAGTCTTCATCACTTGGAATGTGAGCCGCGGAACCCGCGCATGGGACTGCTGTGGCTTATCTGTCGTGCACGTTCCTGAAGCGGAACGTAGACCGTAA
- a CDS encoding YciE/YciF ferroxidase family protein, with protein sequence MTKMKTLADAFLDELQDVLSAEKQLTKAIPKMAKKASCEKLTKALEDHLEQTKEHVKRVEKAFEETGKPARVKKCAAMAGLIEEAESMMGEEADPDVMDAIIIALAQKVEHYEIATYGTLCTWAKKLGYTNSKEQLGQNLDDEEKADKHLTKLSKAINTAAIE encoded by the coding sequence ATGACAAAAATGAAAACCTTGGCAGACGCGTTCCTTGACGAATTGCAGGACGTACTGAGCGCGGAAAAACAATTAACAAAGGCCATTCCCAAAATGGCTAAGAAAGCATCCTGCGAGAAGCTAACTAAAGCTCTCGAGGACCACTTGGAGCAAACCAAAGAACACGTCAAGCGTGTTGAGAAAGCCTTTGAAGAGACTGGAAAGCCCGCTCGGGTTAAGAAGTGTGCTGCAATGGCCGGACTCATTGAGGAAGCGGAATCGATGATGGGCGAAGAGGCTGATCCCGACGTGATGGACGCAATCATCATTGCACTAGCTCAGAAGGTGGAACACTACGAGATCGCAACTTACGGAACCCTTTGCACGTGGGCTAAAAAGCTCGGTTACACAAATTCAAAAGAACAACTGGGCCAAAACCTTGATGATGAGGAAAAAGCTGATAAGCATCTAACTAAACTAAGCAAGGCAATCAATACCGCCGCAATCGAATAA
- a CDS encoding diacylglycerol/lipid kinase family protein, with the protein MSKELVFWNSDSGKADGVSLLRNALSTDCSKWVKLSRDLDLAQEIENAISEGCRIVVAAGGDGTVNAIVNALMSVDEAKRPELAIIPLGTANDFAGTLQIPDDVNEAVELIRSSHPIPVDVVHISGEGVDRYYANIAAGGNSVRVSEALTDEIKSRWGAFAYIRGGVEVLSDMKTFRITAKCDDEEFANLDTWAILVANGKTNAGRITVAPKASPIDGLIDVIIIRDGDMIDMVQIVADNLLGEFLESEKVIFRQVKSLHLNSVPHMRFALDGEVVDEEPVQFKIVPAAIRMYVGTDAFN; encoded by the coding sequence ATGAGTAAAGAACTTGTGTTCTGGAATTCCGATTCCGGAAAGGCTGACGGAGTAAGCCTGCTGCGAAATGCCCTGTCAACTGATTGCTCTAAGTGGGTCAAGCTCTCCAGGGATCTGGATCTGGCACAGGAAATCGAAAATGCGATTTCTGAAGGTTGCCGAATTGTTGTCGCAGCTGGTGGAGACGGAACTGTTAACGCAATAGTGAATGCGTTAATGTCCGTCGACGAAGCCAAGCGACCTGAGTTAGCGATTATTCCATTGGGCACGGCGAATGACTTCGCGGGAACGTTACAGATTCCCGACGACGTAAATGAAGCCGTTGAACTGATTCGCTCCAGCCATCCTATTCCAGTTGATGTCGTTCATATCAGCGGGGAAGGTGTGGATCGCTACTACGCCAACATTGCCGCTGGTGGTAACTCTGTGCGAGTCAGTGAAGCCCTTACCGATGAAATCAAATCTCGCTGGGGTGCCTTCGCCTACATTCGAGGAGGTGTCGAGGTATTGTCCGACATGAAGACGTTTCGCATCACAGCAAAGTGTGATGACGAAGAGTTTGCGAACCTCGATACTTGGGCAATTCTCGTCGCCAATGGTAAAACGAATGCTGGGCGAATCACGGTCGCCCCCAAAGCATCACCGATAGACGGTTTAATCGACGTCATCATTATTCGTGACGGGGACATGATCGACATGGTTCAAATCGTCGCGGACAACTTGTTAGGCGAGTTTCTGGAAAGCGAGAAAGTAATCTTTCGACAAGTCAAATCGCTCCACCTAAACTCAGTACCACACATGCGATTCGCTCTGGATGGAGAGGTTGTTGACGAAGAACCTGTACAGTTTAAAATCGTGCCCGCAGCAATCCGAATGTATGTTGGCACTGACGCTTTCAACTGA
- a CDS encoding alpha/beta hydrolase, giving the protein MFTDPYQTIDTLCEAMVKSSAPSISLIGHSFGDWIARSAINQSQLKSIRKLISICPTVAPVPFAKVFKPIMGKLVPELVVMADKELMSTPLSEKMQIKRSSIWAKVEVIVTRPQDFKVDHEMWASHISSVFQPSVWRVIEEELSSN; this is encoded by the coding sequence GTGTTCACAGATCCTTACCAAACGATCGACACTCTTTGTGAAGCGATGGTGAAAAGCAGCGCCCCTTCGATTTCCCTGATAGGTCATAGCTTCGGAGACTGGATCGCTCGATCAGCGATTAATCAGAGCCAGCTGAAGTCAATCCGAAAACTGATCTCGATCTGTCCAACTGTGGCTCCTGTGCCTTTCGCAAAAGTCTTCAAACCCATCATGGGAAAACTGGTGCCGGAACTCGTTGTGATGGCTGATAAGGAGCTGATGTCGACCCCGCTTTCGGAAAAAATGCAAATTAAGCGATCAAGCATATGGGCAAAAGTCGAGGTGATCGTGACTCGCCCCCAAGATTTCAAGGTGGACCATGAAATGTGGGCCTCGCATATTTCTTCTGTATTTCAACCCAGCGTCTGGCGAGTCATTGAAGAGGAGCTCTCATCGAACTGA
- a CDS encoding CRTAC1 family protein, whose protein sequence is MHFSLLGKLILTFGLSFSLNVLMPNFQSDLFGQDDEQIFKFHDETIESGVMPIIEVMQSHGAAWGDVNGDGWLDLYIGTFHTKGKPNLLLRNINGKFQLDEETPLQLSSRSTGIVFADLDNDGDLDLYVSSMPKQKKKSGLKKTTESLRGCTLFQNNGNGSFIDVSDGNGACPLKFGGRSVAVLDYDGDGLLDLLVGEDPLAGYNGSPTSSSRLFQNKGGLQFEDTSDQVGLPEGIPGLGVAAADVNNDGWPDFFVACHGEGNRLFLNTRKGRFQEAPGSRETFAWKSAGGDNMICGVAFGDVNRDGLLDVVIGQHYDHPWREPVPNRLYLNQGSQNGVPVFQDVTEQVGLVPLPMKAPHVEIQDFDNDGWPDISTSLVKFSEGQTYPVIFRNFGIENGHPKFLTNTLNVNDFPTSEDKAVKRTGKFYEKMIKDHKVIYTAAGPSGDYDNDGRLDLFLANWWGTAPSMLLRNATPGGKWIDIIIDGGDLINKMGIGSRINIYPAGHLGQKDSLLGSREMSVGFGYASGQPAIAHFGLGEFDRIDIEVILPHDKGTVTRRDVAVGERLTIHVNE, encoded by the coding sequence ATGCATTTTTCACTTTTGGGGAAGCTAATCCTGACGTTTGGTCTCTCATTCTCTTTAAACGTCTTGATGCCGAACTTTCAATCGGATCTGTTCGGTCAAGATGACGAACAAATCTTTAAGTTCCACGATGAAACTATTGAATCTGGAGTAATGCCTATCATTGAAGTGATGCAGTCGCACGGAGCCGCCTGGGGCGATGTGAACGGTGATGGCTGGTTGGACCTGTATATTGGAACCTTCCATACGAAAGGGAAGCCGAACTTATTGCTACGGAATATCAACGGGAAGTTTCAACTCGACGAAGAAACTCCGTTGCAGTTATCGTCTCGTTCAACCGGGATCGTCTTTGCTGATCTGGATAACGATGGTGATCTCGATCTGTACGTCTCCAGTATGCCGAAACAGAAGAAGAAATCGGGTCTGAAAAAAACTACAGAGTCGCTCAGGGGTTGTACCCTGTTCCAAAATAACGGAAACGGGAGCTTCATAGATGTCTCAGACGGGAATGGTGCCTGCCCTCTAAAGTTTGGGGGACGTAGTGTCGCTGTTCTGGATTATGACGGAGACGGACTGCTTGATCTCCTGGTTGGAGAAGACCCTCTCGCTGGTTACAACGGTTCCCCTACCAGTAGTTCCAGACTGTTTCAAAATAAAGGGGGCCTGCAATTTGAAGACACTTCGGATCAAGTCGGATTACCTGAGGGTATCCCCGGCCTGGGAGTCGCAGCTGCCGATGTCAACAATGACGGTTGGCCCGATTTCTTCGTTGCCTGTCACGGCGAGGGAAATCGGTTGTTTCTAAATACCCGAAAAGGACGCTTCCAGGAAGCACCCGGTAGCCGTGAAACGTTCGCGTGGAAATCGGCAGGAGGCGACAACATGATCTGTGGCGTCGCCTTTGGTGACGTCAACCGAGATGGTTTGCTGGACGTGGTGATTGGTCAGCATTACGACCATCCCTGGCGTGAACCCGTTCCAAACCGTTTGTACTTGAACCAAGGTTCTCAGAATGGTGTTCCAGTATTTCAGGATGTCACCGAACAAGTCGGTTTAGTGCCGCTGCCCATGAAGGCACCGCATGTCGAGATCCAGGATTTCGACAACGATGGTTGGCCCGATATTTCCACCAGTCTGGTCAAGTTTTCTGAAGGCCAGACTTATCCTGTCATCTTTCGAAATTTCGGCATAGAGAATGGCCATCCGAAGTTTCTTACGAACACGCTTAATGTAAACGACTTTCCGACGTCCGAAGATAAAGCAGTTAAGAGAACAGGAAAGTTCTATGAGAAGATGATCAAGGATCACAAAGTCATTTACACCGCAGCGGGACCTTCCGGTGATTATGACAACGACGGTCGCCTCGATCTCTTTCTTGCCAACTGGTGGGGTACCGCCCCTTCGATGTTATTACGCAACGCAACTCCCGGGGGGAAATGGATAGATATAATCATCGATGGAGGCGACCTAATTAACAAAATGGGTATTGGAAGTCGCATCAATATCTATCCCGCTGGCCATCTCGGACAGAAAGACAGTCTGCTCGGATCGCGCGAAATGAGTGTCGGGTTCGGCTACGCATCTGGGCAACCGGCAATCGCTCATTTCGGACTTGGAGAATTTGATCGAATCGACATCGAGGTAATATTGCCTCACGACAAGGGAACCGTAACGAGGCGAGACGTGGCGGTGGGGGAACGTCTCACTATCCACGTAAATGAATAG